Within the Desulfobacterales bacterium genome, the region ACGGAGCGATGCATCTGCAAGGGATTCCATCGTATTACCATAATCCGGTGCATCCTAAAACAACCGCGGCCGCAAGGCCGGGCCGCGGCGATCGACCCGCTCCTCATGCCAGCAGTTTCTTCATCTTGCGGAGCAGGGTGTCAGGGACAAATGGTTTGAGGAGAAATGCCTTCTCACTGCCGGGAACGCCCTGGTGCCCCATGGACGGACACATATAGGCGGACATGAACAGGATCTTGGTATCAGGGTAGGTGTCCTGAAAATGTTCGGCCAGTTTATTGCCGCTCAGTCCCGGCATCACCACATCGGTCAGCAGGAGGTCGATTTTATGACAGCACTTTTCCGCAAGCCGCAAGGCCTCTTCGCCACTGGCGGCCAGCAGCAATCGATAGCCATGGGGGAGCAGGGTGTCGGCCAGATATTCAAGCACCGCCTGGTCATCGTCAACAGCCAGCACTGTCCCGCGCACACCCTTTGTCATCACCCCCCCCTTGCGACAAGAATAAGAAACAGAAACTTCCTGCCCGCCGGATCCCGGACCGGCCTTTTTAGATTGCCCCAGCGCCGCCCCGGTGTCAACAGCTGAAAGTTGATGACCCCATAAAAATTCCTCCTGTTTCAAATGCCGCGGGTAATCGCCTGCCCCTTTTGAGGGTCTGGCTCACCCCACCATAATTTGATCACCCGGGCGGCAGCCCTTTCGCTTTCGGCAAGTCCGAGCACTGCGCCAAGCAACTCCAGCGGCTTCACTCCGGGACGGCCCTGGACGCTGCGCAGCACCAGTTCCAGGGTATCGCGACCGGTCCGGGTAAACTCCTCGACCAGGGGCCGGACATCCACCTGTTGCCGCCGGCCCTTGCGAATCCGCGCCAACCGGAAACTCTCCCGGGCAAGAAACTCCGCAAGTTGCTCCTGCCGCGCCGGGGTCAGTGTCCCGGCGGGCAGGTCCACCCGATAGCCGACCGATATCTCCGGAGGCGTACGTTTATTCCCGGCCGGAGACGGGACGATCGCCGTGATCGTAATCCCGGCCGGCAACTGATGATTCAGCCGGGCCATTAAGGTCGCGGTCTCTCGCACCGGCCCGGTCAGGTCCGCATCCAGGTATTCGACCATGCTCTCGCTGCCCAACGGCAGGGCCGGGCTGAAAGAGACCCTGGGCGAGGGATTGAACCCCTGGGAAAAGTTAATCCCCAGCCCGGCCCGGCGGAAGGCCTGAAAGAATTCCCGGAGCAGTTCCAGATGAGCGAGGAAACGGGCGTCACCAAGCCGGGAATAGGTGAACCGGTAATATAAATGGGCCGCATCCCCGGCCGGACCGGACCGCCGGGGTCGGGACAGGGCAATGGACCGGGCCGGGGTCTCCGTCTCTGCCTCGGTCCTGGTAAAGACCACCGGCCGAACCGTCTTGAAATCACAGACCCCGCATTGCTGACAGCCATGGAACCGGCAGTCAGGGGTATACTCCTCCCCATGGGCCCTGGCCAACTCGTCCACGAGAAACTCCGGGTCAACCCCAGGGTCCAGGTGCTGCCAGGGCAGGACTTCGTTGAGGTGCCGGCGGCGCAGATACTGTTCAAGCTCAATCCCGCAGGCCCTGCCCGCATCGAGCCAGGTATCCAGTCTGAAATATTCCGACCAGCCGTCGAGCCGGGTGCCGCGTTGCCAGGCCGCCTCGATCACCCGGGACAACCGCCGGTCGCCCCGGGAAAAGACCCCTTCCAGAAAACTCTGCCTGGGATCGTGCCATTTCAGCCGGAACCCCTTGCGCGGCAGGAGCTTTTTCAGGAGATCGATCCGGGCGAAACCCTGCTCCACTGTCAGTTGGGGCTCCCACTGAAAGGGTGTGTGCGGCTTGGGCACAAAGGTGGCGACACTGATGTTGATCCGGGCCGGCCGGCCGGCTGTCTTCAGTGCCCGTCGGGCCAGTTCGGCAATGGCGGCAACATCCTCCTCGGTCTCGGTGGGCAACCCGAACATGAAGTAGAATTTTATCAATTGCCAGCCCTGGTCAAAGGCTGCGCGACAGGTATCAAGCAGGTCCTGCTCGGTGATCCCCTTGTTGAGCACCCGGCGGAGGCGGTCGGTGCCCGCCTCCGGGGCCACGGTGAATCCGGTCTTGCGCACCCGCTTGATCTGGGCCATGATCTCCTCGGTCAGGGTCCCGACCCGCATCGAGGGCATGGACACGGAGACATACTCTCTGGCAAAAAAATCCATCAATCGGCCGAGCAGCTGCGGCAGACAGGCATAATCCCCGCTGCTCAGGGAGAGAAGCGCAAGCTCATCAAACCCGGAGGCCTCTATCCCGGCCCGGGCCATCTCCTCGACCATTGCCACCGGCCGCTCCCGCACCGGCCGGTAGATGATTCCGGCCTGGCAGAATCTACAGCCCCGGGTGCAGCCGCGGGCCAGTTCCACCCCCAACCGGTCGTGGACGATCCTGGCCTGGGGAACCAGGGGCCGGTTGGGCCCGGCCGACAGGCCAAGATCAGCCAGCACCCGCCGCCGGACCCGCTCATAGCCCGGCCGCAGCGGCCTGATCTCCAGCAGCTTGCCGGTCCGGTCGTGGACAGGTTTAAAAAATGCAGGGATGTAGACCCCGGCCACCCCGGCCAGACGTTGCAGTACCTCCGGCCGGGGGCTGCCCTGCTTTTTTGCCGCCAGCATAATATCCGCGATCTCGATAATGGCCTCTTCGCCGTCGCCCAGCAGAATGGCATCAAAGAATTCCGCCACCGGCTCCGGATTAAGACTGCCCGAGCCGCCGCCCAGGATCAGCGGATGGGAGCCATCCCGGTCCTGGGCGCGGAACGGAATCCGGGCCAGGTCAAGGATGGTGAGAATATTGGTATAGCAGAGTTCATAGGGCAGGGTGATGCCGATCAGGTCGAACCGGGCCAGGGGCCGCCGGCTCTCCAGGGAAAAAAGCGGGACCCGGCGCCGGCGCAGCAACTCTTCCATGTCAGTATCCGGGGCGTAAACCCGCTCGGCAAGCAAATCGGCCCGGGAGTTGATAATCCGATAGAGAATCTGCAGGCCGTGATGGGACATCCCGATCTCATAGAGGTCGGGAAAGACCAGGGCCAGGCGCAGCCCGGCCTGGTCCCACTCCTTTTTGACCACATTGAACTCATTGCCGAGATACCGGCTCGGTTTCCGCACCAACGGCAACAGTGTATCCAACTCAACCATTAAAAAACTCCGTAAAAAAACCAGCCCCGGCAGCTTATTGTCAGACCCGGGGGGGAGGGGATTGGCGCCGCGGTTCAGGGCCGGTAATCCGCTGGAATCCATTTCACCAGACCGGTCGACGGCCGCCAACTGTTGACAGCACTTCAAACTGCTATTACTTATTGATGGTCATGTAAGAATCTCGATAATTTCACGGTTCCACCAGGTGAAGCTATCCTCTTTGAGACGATATTCCGCAGGGCAGGAGGCAAGCCGGAGTCCGGCGGCTTACCCGGTGAGTGGTTACATTATAAGGATACGGCATGCCCCGATTCTTCCTCTTCATCCTTGTCCAGCTCCTGCTGATCGCCGCTCCCCTCCCCGGCGGCCGGGCAACCGCCGCCGACCTGGTCCTCAAGGAGATCCGTTTCACCAGGCCGAACCGGCAGACCGAGCAGGTTGACTTCAGCCTGACCACCTTCACCAGGCCGAAGATCTTTGGCATCGAGGGGGAGATCCCCCGGGTGGTGTGCGATTTTTCCAGGGCCAGACTGGGAAAGGACGTCAAGCAACATATGGCGGTCAACGGCAAGATAATCAAGGAAATCAGGATCGGCATCCACCTTGAGCCGGATCCCAAGATCAGGGTCGTGCTCGACCTGATTCCCGGCCCGGACTATGATATCCAACAGACCTATTTGATCGACCGCTCGTGCTACAGCGTGACCATCCGCCGGAACAACCACGGAATCACCCTGCCCGGCGGGTTCGGAACGGATCACCCGGTGGTCCTGGACCCCCCCTCGCCGTAACCCCCTTTTCCAGAGGCCCGGCCCGGCCGGCGGACCTGCTACCTGACCTCGACCCGCTCGAAACCGGGCGGCAGGGTAACGACAAAATCCGCTGCAGTCAATCCCGGACCTGCCGGTTCCATGTTCATCATTTCAATAATCAGGGTGGTGTTATGGGGCAGCCTGTTC harbors:
- a CDS encoding response regulator; this encodes MTKGVRGTVLAVDDDQAVLEYLADTLLPHGYRLLLAASGEEALRLAEKCCHKIDLLLTDVVMPGLSGNKLAEHFQDTYPDTKILFMSAYMCPSMGHQGVPGSEKAFLLKPFVPDTLLRKMKKLLA
- a CDS encoding TIGR03960 family B12-binding radical SAM protein — its product is MVELDTLLPLVRKPSRYLGNEFNVVKKEWDQAGLRLALVFPDLYEIGMSHHGLQILYRIINSRADLLAERVYAPDTDMEELLRRRRVPLFSLESRRPLARFDLIGITLPYELCYTNILTILDLARIPFRAQDRDGSHPLILGGGSGSLNPEPVAEFFDAILLGDGEEAIIEIADIMLAAKKQGSPRPEVLQRLAGVAGVYIPAFFKPVHDRTGKLLEIRPLRPGYERVRRRVLADLGLSAGPNRPLVPQARIVHDRLGVELARGCTRGCRFCQAGIIYRPVRERPVAMVEEMARAGIEASGFDELALLSLSSGDYACLPQLLGRLMDFFAREYVSVSMPSMRVGTLTEEIMAQIKRVRKTGFTVAPEAGTDRLRRVLNKGITEQDLLDTCRAAFDQGWQLIKFYFMFGLPTETEEDVAAIAELARRALKTAGRPARINISVATFVPKPHTPFQWEPQLTVEQGFARIDLLKKLLPRKGFRLKWHDPRQSFLEGVFSRGDRRLSRVIEAAWQRGTRLDGWSEYFRLDTWLDAGRACGIELEQYLRRRHLNEVLPWQHLDPGVDPEFLVDELARAHGEEYTPDCRFHGCQQCGVCDFKTVRPVVFTRTEAETETPARSIALSRPRRSGPAGDAAHLYYRFTYSRLGDARFLAHLELLREFFQAFRRAGLGINFSQGFNPSPRVSFSPALPLGSESMVEYLDADLTGPVRETATLMARLNHQLPAGITITAIVPSPAGNKRTPPEISVGYRVDLPAGTLTPARQEQLAEFLARESFRLARIRKGRRQQVDVRPLVEEFTRTGRDTLELVLRSVQGRPGVKPLELLGAVLGLAESERAAARVIKLWWGEPDPQKGQAITRGI
- a CDS encoding AMIN domain-containing protein; this translates as MPRFFLFILVQLLLIAAPLPGGRATAADLVLKEIRFTRPNRQTEQVDFSLTTFTRPKIFGIEGEIPRVVCDFSRARLGKDVKQHMAVNGKIIKEIRIGIHLEPDPKIRVVLDLIPGPDYDIQQTYLIDRSCYSVTIRRNNHGITLPGGFGTDHPVVLDPPSP